In one window of Skermanella rosea DNA:
- a CDS encoding class 1 fructose-bisphosphatase, with product MPHRSMTFAKFIIEDQRRRGGPDAELTALLNDVQTACKLIGVTVSRGPLHKHRTAPGTAPGINVHDEEQKPLDVTANEIMLDTCSWGGKVCGMASEEMAEFYAVPPPHRKGRHLLVFDPLDGSSNIDVNVTVGTIFSILRAPPGDADPTEADFLRPGTEQVAAGFALYGPTTMIVVTLGAGVHGFTLDREVGNFNLTHPDMRVPEETGEFAVNMSNERYWEPPVRRYVEECVQGKAGPRGKDFNMRWIASLVAEVYRILIRGGLFMYPWDTRDAARPGRLRLLYEANPMAMILEQAGGAASTGRGRILDMVPTALHQRVPLILGSKAEVERIVRYHEAHDRGEDRVFDSPLFNTRSLFRLPAGAAGGS from the coding sequence ATGCCGCATCGCAGCATGACGTTCGCGAAGTTCATCATCGAGGACCAGCGCCGACGCGGCGGTCCTGACGCCGAACTGACCGCGCTGCTGAACGATGTCCAGACCGCCTGCAAGCTGATCGGGGTCACCGTGTCGCGCGGGCCGCTCCACAAGCACCGGACCGCTCCCGGAACCGCCCCCGGGATCAACGTCCACGACGAGGAGCAGAAGCCCCTCGACGTCACCGCCAACGAGATCATGCTGGATACATGCAGCTGGGGCGGCAAGGTCTGCGGCATGGCGTCGGAGGAAATGGCCGAGTTCTACGCCGTTCCTCCGCCGCACCGGAAGGGCCGGCACCTGCTGGTGTTCGACCCGCTCGACGGTTCCTCCAACATCGACGTCAACGTGACGGTCGGCACCATCTTCTCGATCCTGCGGGCACCGCCGGGCGACGCCGACCCGACCGAGGCCGACTTCCTGCGGCCGGGCACCGAGCAGGTGGCGGCAGGGTTCGCGCTCTACGGCCCGACCACCATGATCGTGGTCACGCTGGGCGCCGGCGTCCACGGCTTCACCCTGGACCGCGAGGTCGGCAACTTCAACCTGACCCATCCCGACATGCGCGTGCCGGAGGAGACCGGCGAGTTCGCGGTCAACATGTCGAACGAGCGCTACTGGGAGCCTCCGGTCCGGCGCTACGTGGAGGAATGCGTCCAGGGAAAGGCGGGTCCCCGGGGCAAGGACTTCAACATGCGCTGGATCGCGTCGCTGGTCGCCGAGGTCTACCGCATCCTGATCCGCGGCGGGTTGTTCATGTATCCGTGGGACACGCGCGACGCCGCCAGGCCCGGACGCCTGCGCCTCCTCTACGAGGCCAATCCCATGGCGATGATCCTGGAACAGGCGGGAGGTGCCGCCTCCACCGGCCGCGGGCGCATCCTGGACATGGTGCCGACGGCGCTCCACCAGCGGGTGCCGCTGATCCTGGGCTCGAAGGCCGAGGTCGAGCGCATCGTCCGCTACCACGAGGCCCACGACCGGGGCGAGGACCGGGTGTTCGACTCGCCCCTGTTCAACACCCGCTCGCTGTTCCGCCTGCCGGCCGGCGCAGCAGGAGGATCATGA
- a CDS encoding LysR family transcriptional regulator, translated as MTLRHSTIRQLQVFVEAAHTLSFARVAERLGLTPAAVSFQIKQIEGLCGFALFERVGRRVVLTEAGAALLEYASVVLKALTDADERMQELKGLSGGHARIGLVSTAKYIMPRMLSRFQAEYPRIAIHLHEGNRRDIIAALLSGEVDIAVMGKPPDDADVAADPFAPHPSVLIAPPGHRLAGQKEIPLDGLAEERFIVREEGSGTRALMENFFRGAGFTPRIALTSSSNETIKQAVMAGMGVALISRHTIVLELRMGLLTVLPVQGLPLMRSWFVAWRRHMPLLPVHTQLRRFLLAEGKSLIAGIESAYRTEG; from the coding sequence ATGACCCTGCGGCATTCCACGATCCGTCAGCTCCAGGTCTTCGTGGAGGCGGCGCACACGCTGTCCTTCGCCCGCGTGGCCGAGCGGCTGGGGCTGACGCCGGCGGCGGTGTCGTTCCAGATCAAGCAGATCGAGGGGCTGTGCGGCTTCGCCCTGTTCGAGCGGGTCGGCCGCCGGGTGGTCCTGACGGAGGCCGGGGCGGCCCTGCTGGAATATGCCTCGGTCGTCCTGAAGGCGCTGACCGACGCCGACGAGCGGATGCAGGAGTTGAAGGGGCTGAGCGGCGGCCACGCCCGGATCGGCTTGGTCAGCACCGCCAAATACATCATGCCCCGGATGCTGTCGCGCTTCCAGGCCGAGTACCCGCGGATCGCCATCCACCTGCACGAGGGCAACCGCCGCGACATCATCGCGGCCCTGCTGTCGGGGGAGGTGGACATCGCGGTCATGGGCAAGCCGCCCGACGACGCCGACGTGGCGGCCGACCCCTTCGCCCCGCATCCGTCCGTGCTGATCGCCCCGCCGGGCCACCGGCTGGCGGGCCAGAAGGAGATCCCCTTGGACGGGCTGGCGGAGGAACGCTTCATCGTCCGCGAGGAAGGGTCCGGCACCCGCGCGCTGATGGAGAACTTCTTCCGCGGCGCCGGCTTCACGCCCCGCATCGCGCTGACGTCGAGCAGCAACGAGACGATCAAGCAGGCGGTCATGGCGGGGATGGGCGTGGCGCTGATCTCCCGCCACACCATCGTGCTGGAGCTGCGCATGGGCCTGCTGACCGTCCTGCCGGTGCAGGGCCTGCCGCTGATGCGGAGCTGGTTCGTGGCCTGGCGCCGTCATATGCCCCTGCTGCCGGTCCATACCCAGCTCCGCCGCTTCCTGCTGGCCGAGGGAAAGTCGCTGATCGCCGGGATCGAGAGCGCCTATCGAACCGAGGGCTGA
- the tkt gene encoding transketolase, with the protein MTETLTAEAQAPATDRRTLANALRMLAIDAVEKARSGHPGMPMGMADIAETLWNRHLRHDPADPRWPDRDRFVLSNGHGSMLLYGLLHLTGYDLPLDELKAFRQLHSRTPGHPEWGITPGVETTTGPLGQGICNAVGMALAERLLADEFNRPGHAIVDHRTFVFVGDGCLMEGISHEACSLAGTLGLEKLVVLYDDNGISIDGHVQGWFTDDTPARFEAYGWRVIRDVDGHDAAALDDAFARALAPDGKPVLVCCKTVIGWGAPKKAGTHDVHGAPLGADETAATRQALGWPYPAFEIPAEIRDAWDARARGAKLRQDWQRRFDAYAAEHPDLAAEFTRRIAGRLPDDFAERAEGFIAATAEAAQTAATRKSSQRAIEALAPLLPELLGGSADLTGSNLTNWPACRTVLGTGGGNYVHYGVREFGMTAIVNGIALHGGHIPFGGTFLVFSDYSRNALRLSALMGLGTIQVFTHDSIGLGEDGPTHQPIEHAASLRLIPNMDVWRPCDALETAVAWRAAVERRDGPTSLLLSRQNLPAQPGGADRGRAAARGGYVLAEPDAGTPELVLIATGSEVPLALAARDLLAADGIAARMVSMPSTTVFDRQDAGYRRAVLGSDVPRLAVEAGRTDGWWKYVGPDGAVVGIDRFGESAPAEALFPFFGLTPERVAETARALLR; encoded by the coding sequence ATGACTGAGACGCTGACCGCCGAGGCCCAGGCCCCGGCGACGGACCGACGCACCCTGGCGAACGCGCTCCGCATGCTCGCGATCGACGCGGTGGAGAAGGCCAGGTCCGGCCACCCCGGCATGCCCATGGGCATGGCCGACATCGCGGAGACCCTGTGGAACCGCCACCTCCGCCATGATCCCGCCGACCCGCGCTGGCCCGACCGCGACCGCTTCGTGCTGTCCAACGGCCACGGCTCCATGCTGCTCTACGGGCTGCTGCACCTGACCGGCTACGACCTCCCGCTCGATGAGCTGAAGGCTTTCCGCCAGCTCCATTCCCGCACCCCCGGCCATCCGGAATGGGGGATCACGCCCGGCGTGGAGACCACCACCGGCCCGCTCGGCCAGGGGATCTGCAACGCGGTCGGCATGGCGCTGGCCGAACGGCTGCTCGCCGACGAATTCAACCGCCCCGGCCACGCGATCGTCGACCACCGAACCTTCGTCTTCGTCGGCGACGGCTGCCTGATGGAGGGCATCTCCCACGAGGCCTGCTCGCTGGCCGGCACGCTGGGGCTGGAGAAGCTGGTCGTCCTCTACGACGACAACGGCATCTCGATCGACGGGCACGTCCAGGGCTGGTTCACCGACGATACCCCGGCCCGGTTCGAAGCCTATGGCTGGCGCGTGATCCGCGACGTGGACGGCCACGATGCCGCCGCCCTGGACGACGCCTTCGCCCGGGCCTTGGCTCCCGACGGCAAGCCCGTCCTGGTTTGCTGCAAGACGGTGATCGGCTGGGGCGCCCCGAAGAAGGCGGGAACCCACGACGTCCACGGGGCACCCCTCGGCGCCGACGAGACCGCCGCCACCCGACAGGCCCTCGGCTGGCCCTATCCCGCCTTCGAGATCCCCGCCGAAATCCGCGACGCCTGGGACGCCCGTGCGCGCGGCGCCAAGCTCCGGCAGGACTGGCAGCGGCGCTTCGACGCCTATGCCGCCGAGCACCCCGACCTCGCCGCCGAATTCACCCGCCGCATCGCCGGCCGGCTGCCGGACGATTTCGCCGAGCGTGCCGAAGGTTTCATCGCCGCCACGGCGGAAGCGGCCCAGACCGCGGCGACCCGCAAATCGTCCCAGCGCGCCATCGAGGCGCTGGCCCCCCTGCTGCCCGAACTGCTCGGCGGCTCCGCCGACCTGACCGGCTCCAACCTGACGAACTGGCCGGCCTGCCGGACCGTCTTGGGCACCGGCGGCGGCAACTACGTCCATTACGGCGTGCGCGAGTTCGGCATGACCGCCATCGTCAACGGCATCGCCCTGCATGGCGGCCATATTCCGTTCGGCGGCACCTTCCTGGTGTTCTCCGACTATTCCAGGAACGCGCTCCGCCTGTCGGCGCTGATGGGGCTGGGCACGATCCAGGTCTTCACCCATGACAGCATCGGCCTGGGCGAGGATGGCCCGACCCACCAGCCGATCGAGCACGCGGCCAGCCTCCGCCTGATCCCGAACATGGATGTCTGGCGCCCGTGCGACGCGCTGGAAACCGCAGTCGCCTGGCGCGCCGCCGTGGAGCGGCGCGACGGCCCGACCAGCCTGCTGCTGTCCCGCCAGAACCTGCCCGCCCAGCCGGGCGGCGCCGACCGGGGCCGGGCGGCGGCGCGGGGCGGCTATGTCCTGGCCGAACCCGACGCGGGGACGCCGGAACTGGTCCTGATCGCGACCGGGTCCGAGGTTCCCCTCGCCTTGGCCGCGCGCGACCTGCTGGCAGCCGACGGCATCGCGGCGCGGATGGTGTCGATGCCGTCCACCACGGTGTTCGACCGTCAGGACGCCGGCTACCGCAGGGCCGTGCTGGGGAGCGACGTCCCCCGGCTCGCGGTCGAGGCCGGCCGCACCGACGGCTGGTGGAAATATGTCGGGCCGGACGGCGCCGTCGTCGGCATCGACCGCTTCGGCGAATCCGCCCCGGCGGAGGCACTGTTCCCCTTCTTCGGGCTGACGCCCGAGCGCGTCGCCGAAACCGCCCGCGCGCTGCTCCGATAA
- a CDS encoding ribulose bisphosphate carboxylase small subunit — MRLTQGQFSFLPDLTDDEIKQQITYALSQGWAVAIESTDDPHPRNTYWDMWGTPMFDIVDAAGVMMEVNACRKANKGKYVKVLAFDASKGFESIRMSFIIDRPAEEKGFELVRAEGPGRQVNYTVRSYATEKPMGARY, encoded by the coding sequence ATGCGCCTGACCCAGGGCCAGTTCTCGTTCCTTCCGGACCTGACGGACGACGAGATCAAGCAGCAGATCACCTACGCGCTCAGCCAGGGCTGGGCCGTCGCGATCGAATCCACCGACGATCCCCACCCCCGCAACACCTATTGGGACATGTGGGGCACGCCGATGTTCGACATCGTCGACGCCGCCGGCGTGATGATGGAGGTCAACGCCTGCCGCAAGGCGAACAAGGGCAAATACGTCAAGGTGCTGGCCTTCGACGCGAGCAAGGGCTTCGAGAGCATCCGCATGTCCTTCATCATCGACCGCCCGGCCGAGGAGAAGGGCTTCGAGCTGGTCCGCGCCGAGGGACCCGGCCGCCAGGTCAACTACACCGTCCGCAGCTACGCGACCGAGAAGCCCATGGGCGCGCGGTACTGA
- a CDS encoding phosphoribulokinase, with translation MSVKHPIIAITGSSGAGTTTVRHTFQQIFRREQITAAIIEGDAYHRYDRAEMRQRLAEAQRQGLTSFSHFGPEANLFEEVEALFQGYGETGTGTTRKYLHNAEEAAPYGQEPGTFTPWEPLPEPTDLLFYEGLHGAVKTETVDAARHADLLIGVVPIINLEWIQKLHRDKISRGHSQEAIVDTILRRMPDYVNYICPQFSLTDINFQRVPTVDTSNPFIARDIPSADESMLVIRFRNPRGIDFPYLLSMLKDSFMSRPNTIVCPGGKMALAMQLIITPLIWQLMDRKKKAH, from the coding sequence ATGTCCGTCAAGCATCCCATCATCGCCATCACCGGATCGTCGGGCGCCGGCACCACCACGGTCCGCCACACCTTCCAGCAGATCTTCCGCCGGGAGCAGATCACCGCCGCGATCATCGAGGGTGACGCCTATCACCGCTACGACCGCGCCGAGATGCGCCAGCGCCTCGCCGAGGCCCAGCGCCAGGGACTGACCAGCTTCAGCCATTTCGGCCCCGAGGCGAACCTGTTCGAGGAGGTCGAGGCGCTGTTCCAGGGCTACGGCGAGACCGGCACCGGGACGACCCGCAAATACCTGCACAACGCGGAGGAGGCGGCTCCCTACGGCCAGGAGCCCGGCACCTTCACCCCGTGGGAGCCCCTGCCCGAGCCGACCGACCTGCTGTTCTACGAAGGGCTGCACGGTGCCGTGAAGACCGAGACGGTGGACGCCGCCCGCCATGCCGACCTGCTGATCGGCGTCGTGCCGATCATCAACCTGGAATGGATTCAGAAGCTCCACCGGGACAAGATCTCGCGCGGCCATAGCCAGGAGGCGATCGTCGACACGATCCTGCGGCGGATGCCCGACTACGTGAACTACATCTGCCCGCAGTTCAGCCTGACCGACATCAATTTCCAGCGGGTGCCGACGGTGGACACGTCCAACCCCTTCATCGCCCGCGACATCCCCAGCGCCGACGAGAGCATGCTGGTGATCCGGTTCCGCAACCCGCGGGGCATCGACTTCCCCTACCTGCTGTCGATGCTGAAGGACAGCTTCATGTCCCGGCCCAACACCATCGTCTGCCCCGGCGGCAAGATGGCGCTCGCCATGCAGCTGATCATCACGCCGCTGATCTGGCAGCTGATGGATCGCAAGAAGAAGGCCCACTGA
- the cbbX gene encoding CbbX protein, with protein MTALAADTQASPRTSVDLDALYAASNIGEILEQLDRELVGLVPVKARIREIAALLLIDQARRQLGLATDPPSLHMSFTGNPGTGKTTVARRMAGILHRLGYIRRDHVVSVTRDDLVGQYIGHTAPKTKEALKKAMGGVLFIDEAYYLYRPENERDYGQEAIEILLQVMEDHRDDLVVILAGYKDRLDTFFSSNPGMGSRIAHHVDFPDFRSDELFDIAESMTGSMHYRLSGGAAAALREYIERRMEQPRFANARSIRNALDRARLRQANRLFARGGVLDADMLQTIEEADIRASRVFTQ; from the coding sequence ATGACCGCGCTGGCCGCCGACACGCAGGCTTCCCCCCGGACCTCCGTCGATCTCGACGCGCTCTACGCCGCGTCGAACATCGGCGAGATCCTGGAACAGCTCGACCGCGAACTGGTCGGCCTCGTCCCGGTCAAGGCCCGCATCCGCGAGATCGCGGCCCTGCTGCTGATCGACCAGGCGCGCCGGCAGCTCGGCCTCGCGACCGACCCGCCGTCGCTGCACATGAGCTTCACCGGCAACCCCGGCACGGGCAAGACGACGGTGGCCCGGCGCATGGCCGGCATCCTCCACCGCCTGGGCTATATCCGCCGCGACCATGTGGTCTCGGTGACCCGCGACGACCTGGTCGGCCAGTATATCGGCCACACCGCGCCCAAGACCAAGGAGGCCTTGAAGAAGGCCATGGGCGGCGTGCTGTTCATCGACGAGGCCTATTATCTCTACCGGCCCGAGAACGAGCGCGACTACGGGCAGGAGGCGATCGAGATCCTGCTCCAGGTGATGGAGGACCACCGCGACGACCTCGTGGTCATCCTGGCCGGCTACAAGGACCGGCTGGACACCTTCTTCTCCAGCAACCCGGGCATGGGATCGCGCATCGCCCACCACGTGGACTTCCCGGACTTCCGATCGGACGAGCTGTTCGACATCGCGGAATCCATGACGGGATCGATGCATTACCGCCTGTCCGGCGGAGCCGCCGCCGCCCTGCGGGAATATATCGAGCGCCGCATGGAGCAGCCCCGCTTCGCCAACGCCCGCTCGATCCGCAACGCGCTCGACCGCGCCCGCCTGCGCCAGGCCAACCGGCTGTTCGCCCGGGGCGGCGTGCTCGACGCCGACATGCTCCAGACCATCGAGGAGGCCGACATCCGCGCGAGCCGCGTCTTTACTCAATAG
- the rpe gene encoding ribulose-phosphate 3-epimerase, producing MSSGGFRIAPSILSADFARLGEEVENVIAAGADIVHFDVMDNHYVPNLTIGPLVCEAIRPRTRAPIDVHLMVKPVDALVPMFAKAGADIISFHPEASEHVDRTLALIRDHGCKAGLALNPATPLQHLDHVMDRLDLILVMSVNPGFGGQGFIPEALAKIAQVRRRIDCHAAEIGREIWLEVDGGIKAGNIRAVAEAGADTFVAGSAIFGARGTDGSYREVLADMRNALEPARRAA from the coding sequence ATGAGCAGCGGCGGCTTCCGGATCGCCCCCAGCATCCTGTCGGCCGACTTCGCCCGGCTGGGCGAAGAGGTCGAGAACGTCATCGCGGCGGGGGCGGACATCGTCCATTTCGACGTGATGGACAACCACTACGTTCCCAACCTGACCATCGGGCCGCTCGTCTGCGAAGCGATCCGGCCCCGAACCCGCGCCCCGATCGACGTCCACCTCATGGTCAAGCCGGTGGACGCGCTGGTGCCGATGTTCGCCAAGGCGGGCGCCGACATCATCTCGTTCCACCCGGAAGCGTCGGAGCACGTGGACCGCACCCTGGCGCTTATCCGGGACCATGGCTGCAAGGCGGGGCTGGCCTTGAACCCGGCCACCCCGCTCCAGCACCTGGACCATGTGATGGATCGGCTCGACCTGATCCTGGTCATGTCGGTCAACCCGGGCTTCGGCGGCCAGGGCTTCATCCCGGAGGCGCTGGCCAAGATCGCCCAGGTCCGCCGCCGGATCGACTGCCACGCGGCGGAAATCGGGCGGGAGATCTGGCTGGAGGTGGACGGCGGCATCAAGGCCGGCAACATCCGCGCCGTCGCGGAGGCCGGGGCCGACACCTTCGTCGCCGGCTCGGCGATCTTCGGCGCCCGCGGAACGGACGGCTCCTACCGGGAGGTCCTGGCCGACATGCGGAACGCCCTGGAACCGGCAAGGAGGGCGGCATGA
- a CDS encoding ribulose-bisphosphate carboxylase large subunit — protein MEVVADRVITDKKARYKPGVLKYKQMGYWDPDYEVKDTDILAAFRITPQDGVDPEEAAAAVAGESSTATWTVVWTDRLTDCENYRAKAYRVDPIPGAPDQYMAYIAYDLDLFEEGSIANLTASIIGNVFGFKPLKGLRLEDMRIPTAYLKTFQGPATGIIAERERLNNYGRPLLGATMKPKLGLSGRNYGRVVYEALKGGLDFTKDDENINSQPFMHWRDRYLYCMEGVNKAIAETGEIKGTYLNVTAATMEDMYERAEFARELGSVIIMIDLVIGYTAIQSMAKWARRNDMILHLHRAGHSTYTRQKSHGVSFRVIAKWMRMAGVDHIHAGTVVGKLEGDPNVIRGIYDTCRETHVPKRLEHGILFDQPWASLKKMMPVASGGIHAGQMHQLLTYLGDDVVLQFGGGTIGHPGGIQAGAVANRVALETMVKARNEGRDIWNEGPEILARAARWCQPLRAALDTWKDVTFDYASTDSVDYVPTPTPAF, from the coding sequence ATGGAAGTGGTCGCGGATCGCGTCATCACCGACAAGAAGGCCCGCTACAAGCCGGGTGTCCTCAAGTACAAGCAGATGGGCTACTGGGACCCCGACTACGAGGTCAAGGACACCGACATCCTCGCCGCCTTCCGCATCACGCCCCAGGACGGCGTCGATCCGGAGGAAGCCGCCGCGGCCGTCGCCGGCGAGTCCTCCACCGCGACCTGGACCGTGGTCTGGACCGACCGCCTGACCGACTGCGAGAACTACCGCGCCAAGGCCTACCGGGTCGATCCCATCCCGGGCGCTCCCGACCAGTACATGGCCTACATCGCCTACGACCTGGACCTGTTCGAGGAAGGCTCGATCGCCAACCTGACCGCCTCGATCATCGGCAACGTCTTCGGCTTCAAGCCCCTGAAAGGCTTGCGCCTCGAGGACATGCGCATCCCGACCGCCTACCTGAAGACCTTCCAGGGGCCGGCGACCGGTATCATCGCCGAGCGCGAGCGGCTGAACAACTATGGTCGTCCCCTGCTGGGCGCCACCATGAAGCCGAAGCTGGGCCTGTCCGGCCGCAACTACGGCCGGGTCGTCTACGAGGCGCTGAAGGGCGGCCTGGACTTCACCAAGGACGATGAGAACATCAATTCCCAGCCCTTCATGCACTGGCGCGACCGGTACCTCTACTGCATGGAAGGCGTCAACAAGGCGATCGCCGAGACCGGCGAGATCAAGGGGACCTACCTGAACGTCACCGCCGCCACCATGGAGGACATGTACGAGCGGGCGGAGTTCGCGAGGGAGCTGGGCAGCGTCATCATCATGATCGACCTGGTGATCGGCTACACCGCCATCCAGTCCATGGCGAAGTGGGCCCGCAGGAACGACATGATCCTGCACCTGCACCGCGCCGGGCACTCGACCTACACCCGCCAGAAGTCGCACGGGGTGTCGTTCCGGGTGATCGCCAAGTGGATGCGCATGGCCGGCGTCGACCATATCCACGCCGGAACCGTCGTCGGCAAGCTGGAAGGCGACCCCAACGTGATCCGCGGCATCTACGATACCTGCCGCGAGACCCATGTGCCGAAGCGGCTTGAGCACGGCATCCTGTTCGACCAGCCCTGGGCCAGCCTGAAGAAGATGATGCCGGTGGCGTCCGGCGGCATCCATGCCGGCCAGATGCACCAGCTTCTCACATATCTGGGCGACGACGTGGTGCTCCAGTTCGGCGGCGGCACGATCGGCCATCCCGGCGGCATCCAGGCCGGAGCCGTCGCCAACCGGGTGGCGCTGGAGACCATGGTCAAGGCCCGCAACGAGGGGCGCGACATCTGGAACGAAGGGCCGGAGATCCTGGCCAGGGCGGCCAGATGGTGCCAGCCGCTGCGCGCGGCGCTGGATACCTGGAAGGACGTGACGTTCGACTACGCCTCGACCGACAGCGTCGACTACGTCCCGACCCCGACGCCCGCCTTCTAG